A genomic segment from Actinoplanes sichuanensis encodes:
- a CDS encoding GNAT family N-acetyltransferase — MAPVDSDLFDRLERFYDALPRPWTRVEEIGSLVLFIREGEGWPYYARPRLGSHTPSAADITDTRARQRELGLPETFEWVHETTPDLLAVARSAGLDVLLAPLLVLDPAALVPDLPLRDGTIRYLDPASRTFADDLRHSRTVARLGFAAPAHQAPLEAVEKTLVIDGAGPAERDAGSTLTADAVQQAREMFAGGDYLTAVAESPVEGILATATSQRSGDVAEVVGVATLPSARRRGYASQLTATIAGRLLNEGVDLVFLSAGDDDVARLYTRVGFRRVGTACIAEPAAAPL, encoded by the coding sequence ATGGCGCCAGTGGATTCCGACCTCTTCGACCGGCTCGAGCGGTTCTACGACGCTTTGCCCCGACCCTGGACACGAGTCGAAGAGATCGGGTCTCTCGTTCTCTTCATCCGCGAGGGAGAGGGCTGGCCCTACTATGCCCGGCCGAGGCTGGGTTCGCACACCCCCTCCGCCGCCGACATCACCGACACCCGGGCCCGCCAGCGCGAACTCGGCCTGCCGGAGACCTTCGAATGGGTGCACGAGACCACGCCCGATCTACTCGCCGTCGCCCGATCGGCGGGCCTCGACGTACTACTCGCGCCGCTGCTCGTGCTCGATCCGGCGGCACTCGTCCCGGACCTGCCGCTGCGCGACGGGACCATCCGTTACCTGGATCCGGCGTCCCGGACGTTCGCCGACGATCTGCGCCACTCCCGGACCGTGGCGCGGCTCGGATTCGCCGCGCCGGCCCATCAGGCCCCGCTCGAAGCAGTCGAGAAAACGCTGGTCATCGATGGTGCCGGGCCTGCCGAGCGGGATGCCGGGTCGACCCTGACCGCGGATGCGGTACAGCAGGCCCGGGAGATGTTCGCAGGTGGTGACTACCTCACGGCGGTCGCCGAGTCACCTGTCGAGGGGATCCTCGCCACCGCGACCAGCCAGCGCTCCGGGGACGTCGCCGAGGTCGTCGGGGTGGCCACGCTGCCGTCGGCGCGCCGTCGCGGGTACGCCTCACAGCTCACCGCCACGATCGCCGGGCGGCTGCTCAACGAGGGCGTCGACCTGGTGTTCCTCTCGGCCGGCGACGACGACGTCGCCCGGCTCTACACCCGCGTCGGCTTCCGACGGGTGGGCACGGCCTGCATCGCCGAGCCGGCCGCGGCGCCCCTCTAG
- the pyk gene encoding pyruvate kinase, translating to MAVTRRVKIVCTMGPATKSPERMLGLVEAGMNVARMNFSHDTRENHREMYELVRAAAEQADRPVAILADLQGPKIRLGKFADGPHRWETGDRVIITSDEILGTKDRVSCTYKKLPHEVKVGDRLLIDDGKVAIEVTEVEGEDIHCLVTEGGPVSNNKGVSLPNVAVSVPALSDKDEEDLRFALNLGVDLVALSFVRAPEDINLVHKIMDEEGRRVPVIAKVEKPEAVDHLEAIVLAFDGVMVARGDLGVELPLDQVPLVQKRAVQLCRENAKPVIVATQMLDSMIENSRPTRAEASDVANAVLDGTDAVMLSGETSVGKYPVLTVSTMAKIVSTTEAGGMGVPRLQHDPRTHGGALTVAASQIARNIGAKALVAFSQTGDTVRRLARLHCDLPLYAFTPVAEVRNTLALSWGVETFLTDFVEHTDDMFRQVDAKMLGLGLAKPGDYVVVVAGSPPNAPGSTNTLRVHQLGSLVDPATV from the coding sequence ATGGCCGTGACACGCCGCGTAAAGATCGTCTGCACGATGGGGCCCGCCACCAAGTCACCCGAGCGCATGCTCGGACTGGTGGAGGCGGGCATGAACGTGGCCCGGATGAACTTCAGCCACGACACCCGGGAGAACCACCGGGAGATGTACGAGCTGGTCCGCGCGGCCGCCGAGCAGGCCGACCGCCCGGTCGCCATCCTGGCCGACCTCCAGGGTCCGAAGATCCGTCTCGGCAAGTTCGCCGACGGCCCGCACCGCTGGGAGACCGGCGACCGCGTCATCATCACCAGCGACGAGATCCTCGGCACCAAGGACCGGGTCTCCTGCACCTACAAGAAGCTCCCGCACGAGGTCAAGGTCGGTGACCGCCTCCTGATCGACGACGGCAAGGTCGCGATCGAGGTGACCGAGGTCGAGGGTGAGGACATCCACTGCCTGGTCACCGAGGGTGGCCCGGTCAGCAACAACAAGGGCGTCTCGCTGCCCAACGTCGCGGTGAGCGTCCCGGCGCTGAGCGACAAGGACGAGGAGGACCTGCGGTTCGCGCTGAACCTCGGTGTCGACCTGGTCGCTCTGTCGTTCGTCCGCGCCCCGGAGGACATCAACCTCGTCCACAAGATCATGGACGAGGAGGGTCGCCGGGTCCCGGTCATCGCCAAGGTGGAGAAGCCGGAGGCGGTCGACCACCTCGAGGCGATCGTGCTGGCCTTCGACGGCGTCATGGTGGCCCGTGGTGACCTCGGTGTCGAGCTGCCGCTCGACCAGGTTCCGCTGGTACAGAAGCGTGCCGTGCAGCTGTGCCGGGAGAACGCGAAGCCGGTCATCGTCGCCACCCAGATGCTCGACTCGATGATCGAGAATTCGCGTCCGACCCGCGCCGAGGCCTCCGACGTCGCCAACGCGGTGCTCGACGGCACCGACGCGGTGATGCTGTCCGGCGAGACCTCGGTCGGTAAGTACCCGGTGCTCACCGTCAGCACCATGGCCAAGATCGTCTCGACGACCGAGGCCGGCGGCATGGGCGTCCCGCGCCTGCAGCACGACCCGCGCACCCACGGCGGCGCGCTGACCGTCGCGGCCTCGCAGATCGCCCGCAACATCGGCGCCAAGGCGCTCGTCGCGTTCTCGCAGACCGGTGACACCGTCCGGCGCCTCGCCCGGCTGCACTGCGACCTGCCGCTCTACGCGTTCACCCCGGTCGCCGAGGTGCGCAACACCCTCGCCCTGAGCTGGGGTGTGGAGACCTTCCTGACCGACTTCGTCGAGCACACCGACGACATGTTCCGGCAGGTCGACGCGAAGATGCTGGGCCTCGGCCTGGCCAAGCCCGGCGACTACGTGGTCGTCGTGGCCGGTTCCCCGCCGAACGCGCCCGGCTCCACCAACACCCTGCGGGTGCACCAGCTGGGCTCGCTCGTCGACCCGGCGACGGTGTGA
- the gltB gene encoding glutamate synthase large subunit yields MTTGGPVAYPHPQGLYDPQTERDACGVAFIADIHGRRSHDVVAKGLTALIRLDHRGARGAEQNTGDGAGIMIQIPDAYYRAEAGFELPPAGSYATGLVFLPTDLDDAARATKVFEKYVLVEGGEVLGWRDVPVDPSDLGATAEDARPTIRQVFLSAHRLVDSPAGPAGAVLSGLELDRVAFCIRKQAERETSQRGVAAYFSSLSSRTITYKGMLTPEQLPAFFPELSDERVTSAIALVHSRFSTNTFPSWPLAHPYRLIAHNGEINTIRGNKNWMAAREALLSTPNLPGNIKRLFPINSPEASDSASFDEVLELLHLGGRSLPHAVLMMIPEAWENDPEMEPSRRAFYRFHASLMEPWDGPAAVAFTDGTVIGAVLDRNGLRPGRWWHTRDGLVALGSEAGIIDVDPADVVAKGRLQPGKMFLVDTAAGRIVHDGEIKAELAAAEPYADWLHAGLIELNDLPAREHVIYTHDSVIRRQQVFGYSEEELKIMVAPMARTGAEPLGSMGTDTPISPLSTRPRLMFDYFHQLFAQVTNPPLDAIREELVTSLSMTIGPEGNLLKPGPASCRQIVLPYPIIDNDELAKILSIDEDGDLPGFKAVRVSGLYPLRDGAAGIKARLTQICRHVSEAIEDGVRILVLSDRDSNADLAPIPSLLLTAAVHQHLVREQTRTQVALVVESGDCREVHHAAVLIGYGAAAVNPYLAFETVDDLIATGALAGVEPRKAVRNYVKALGKGVLKIMSKMGISTVSSYCGAQVFEAVGLDNKLLQRYFAGTSGRIGGVGLAEIHDEIKARHAKAYPANKAERAHRRLEVGGEYQWRREGELHLFNPETVFLLQHATRSKQYDVFRRYTDKVNELSAQAGHLRGLFRFDSDRTPISIDEVEPVSEIVKRFSTGAMSYGSISAESHETLAIAMNRLGAKSNTGEGGEDVERLYDPERRSAIKQIASGRFGVTSEYLVNADDLQIKMAQGAKPGEGGQLPGNKVWPWIAKTRHATPGVGLISPPPHHDIYSIEDLAQLVHDLKMVNPQSRVHVKLVSEIGVGTVAAGVAKLKADVILISGHDGGTGASPLNSLKHAGTPWELGLAEAQQTLLLNKLRDRVTVQVDGQLKTGRDVVVAALLGAEEFGFATAPLIVSGCIMMRVCHLDTCPVGIATQNPVLRERFTGKPEFVENFFLFLAEEVREILAELGFRSIDEAIGHAEILNVVEAVDHWKAKGLDLSPVLYVPELPEGAARRGVVAQDHGLDKALDNQLIEMAQPALTDGLPVRAELRASNDQRSVGAMLGGEVSRRYGGNGLPDDTIAFTLRGTGGNSFGAFLPRGVTLRLIGDSNDYVGKGLSGGRLIVRPAEDVPFTAEDNTIAGNTILYGATGGEIFLRGKVGERFAVRNSGGVAVVEGVGDHGCEYMTGGTVVVLGPTGRNFAAGMSGGKAFLLDLNQSLVNPELVDLGPLTDDERDQLRSLVEKHHAETDSAVAGKLLKDWANAVERFTAVVPRDYKRVMELIRTAEAAGRNVDEAVMGVTSA; encoded by the coding sequence GTGACGACAGGAGGCCCGGTGGCATATCCGCACCCCCAGGGGCTTTATGACCCTCAGACGGAGCGCGACGCCTGCGGTGTGGCATTCATTGCCGACATTCACGGTCGTCGCTCCCATGATGTGGTGGCCAAGGGTCTGACCGCGCTGATCCGGCTGGATCACCGGGGCGCGCGCGGCGCCGAGCAGAACACCGGTGACGGCGCCGGCATCATGATCCAGATCCCGGATGCGTACTACCGCGCTGAGGCCGGCTTCGAGCTGCCGCCCGCCGGTTCGTATGCGACCGGCCTCGTCTTCCTGCCCACGGACCTCGACGATGCGGCCCGGGCGACCAAGGTGTTCGAGAAGTACGTGCTCGTCGAGGGCGGCGAGGTGCTCGGCTGGCGGGACGTCCCGGTCGACCCGTCCGACCTGGGCGCGACCGCGGAGGACGCCCGTCCCACGATCCGCCAGGTGTTCCTCTCCGCGCATCGGCTCGTCGACTCGCCCGCCGGCCCGGCCGGTGCGGTGCTGTCCGGCCTGGAGCTGGACCGGGTGGCGTTCTGCATCCGCAAGCAGGCCGAGCGGGAGACCTCGCAGCGCGGTGTCGCGGCCTACTTCTCGTCGCTGTCCTCGCGGACCATCACCTACAAGGGCATGCTGACGCCCGAGCAGCTGCCGGCGTTCTTCCCGGAGCTGTCCGACGAGCGCGTGACCAGCGCGATCGCCCTGGTGCACTCACGGTTCTCGACGAACACGTTCCCGTCGTGGCCGCTCGCCCACCCGTACCGTCTGATCGCCCACAACGGTGAGATCAACACGATCCGCGGTAACAAGAACTGGATGGCCGCCCGCGAGGCGCTGCTGTCCACGCCGAACCTGCCGGGCAACATCAAGCGTCTCTTCCCGATCAACTCGCCGGAGGCGTCCGACTCGGCCAGCTTCGACGAGGTCCTCGAGCTGCTGCATCTCGGTGGGCGCAGCCTGCCGCACGCGGTGCTGATGATGATCCCCGAGGCGTGGGAGAACGACCCGGAGATGGAGCCCTCGCGGCGTGCCTTCTACCGGTTCCACGCGAGCCTGATGGAGCCGTGGGACGGCCCGGCCGCCGTGGCGTTCACCGACGGCACGGTCATCGGCGCGGTGCTGGACCGTAACGGCCTGCGCCCGGGCCGCTGGTGGCACACCAGGGACGGCCTGGTCGCGCTCGGTTCCGAGGCGGGCATCATCGATGTCGACCCGGCCGACGTGGTGGCCAAGGGCCGTCTCCAGCCGGGCAAGATGTTCCTGGTCGACACCGCGGCCGGCCGGATCGTGCACGACGGCGAGATCAAGGCCGAGCTGGCCGCCGCCGAGCCGTACGCGGACTGGCTGCACGCCGGGCTGATCGAGCTCAACGACCTGCCCGCCCGTGAGCACGTGATCTACACCCATGACTCGGTGATCCGCCGCCAGCAGGTGTTCGGCTACTCCGAGGAGGAGCTGAAGATCATGGTGGCGCCGATGGCGCGCACCGGCGCCGAGCCGCTCGGCTCGATGGGCACGGACACCCCGATCTCGCCGCTGTCCACCCGGCCGCGGCTGATGTTCGACTACTTCCACCAGCTGTTCGCGCAGGTCACCAACCCGCCGCTGGACGCCATCCGGGAGGAGCTGGTGACCAGCCTCTCGATGACGATCGGGCCGGAGGGCAACCTGCTCAAGCCGGGTCCGGCCAGCTGCCGGCAGATCGTGCTGCCGTATCCGATCATCGACAACGACGAGCTCGCCAAGATCCTCTCCATCGACGAGGACGGTGACCTGCCCGGCTTCAAGGCGGTCCGGGTGTCCGGGCTGTACCCGTTGCGGGACGGCGCGGCCGGCATCAAGGCCCGGCTCACCCAGATCTGCCGGCACGTGTCGGAGGCGATCGAGGACGGCGTACGCATCCTGGTGCTCTCCGACCGCGACTCCAACGCGGACCTGGCGCCGATCCCGTCGCTGCTGCTCACCGCGGCCGTGCACCAGCACCTGGTGCGCGAGCAGACCCGTACCCAGGTGGCCCTGGTCGTCGAGTCGGGTGACTGCCGTGAGGTGCACCACGCGGCGGTGCTGATCGGCTACGGCGCGGCGGCGGTCAACCCGTACCTGGCGTTCGAGACGGTCGACGACCTGATCGCGACGGGCGCGCTGGCCGGGGTGGAGCCACGCAAGGCGGTTCGCAACTACGTGAAGGCGCTCGGCAAGGGCGTTCTGAAGATCATGTCCAAGATGGGCATCTCGACCGTGTCGTCGTACTGCGGCGCGCAGGTGTTCGAGGCCGTCGGTCTGGACAACAAGCTGCTCCAGCGCTACTTCGCGGGCACCTCGGGCCGGATCGGCGGCGTCGGTCTGGCCGAGATCCACGACGAGATCAAGGCACGGCACGCGAAGGCGTACCCGGCGAACAAGGCCGAGCGGGCGCACCGGCGTCTCGAGGTCGGCGGTGAGTACCAGTGGCGCCGCGAGGGTGAGCTGCACCTGTTCAACCCGGAGACGGTCTTCCTGCTGCAGCACGCCACCCGCAGCAAGCAGTACGACGTGTTCCGCCGCTACACCGACAAGGTCAACGAGCTGTCGGCGCAGGCCGGTCATCTGCGTGGGCTGTTCCGGTTCGACTCGGACCGTACGCCCATCTCGATCGACGAGGTGGAGCCGGTCAGCGAGATCGTCAAGCGGTTCTCCACCGGCGCGATGAGCTACGGCTCGATCTCCGCCGAGTCGCACGAGACCCTGGCCATCGCCATGAACCGGCTCGGCGCCAAGTCGAACACCGGCGAGGGCGGCGAGGACGTCGAGCGGCTGTACGACCCGGAGCGCCGTTCCGCGATCAAGCAGATCGCCTCCGGCCGGTTCGGTGTCACCAGCGAATACCTGGTCAACGCGGACGACCTGCAGATCAAGATGGCGCAGGGCGCGAAGCCCGGCGAGGGCGGCCAGCTGCCCGGCAACAAGGTGTGGCCGTGGATCGCCAAGACCCGGCACGCCACTCCGGGTGTCGGCCTGATCTCGCCGCCGCCGCACCACGACATCTACTCCATCGAGGACCTGGCCCAGCTGGTCCACGACCTCAAGATGGTCAACCCGCAGTCGCGGGTGCACGTCAAGCTGGTCAGTGAGATCGGCGTGGGCACGGTCGCGGCGGGTGTCGCCAAGCTCAAGGCCGACGTCATCCTGATCTCCGGCCATGACGGCGGCACCGGCGCGTCCCCGCTGAACTCGCTCAAGCACGCCGGCACCCCGTGGGAGCTGGGCCTGGCCGAGGCACAGCAGACGCTGCTGCTGAACAAGCTGCGCGACCGGGTCACCGTGCAGGTCGACGGCCAGCTCAAGACCGGCCGGGACGTGGTCGTCGCCGCTCTGCTGGGCGCCGAGGAGTTCGGTTTCGCCACCGCTCCGCTGATCGTCTCCGGCTGCATCATGATGCGGGTCTGTCACCTGGACACCTGTCCGGTCGGCATCGCCACGCAGAACCCGGTCCTGCGCGAGCGGTTCACCGGCAAGCCGGAGTTCGTCGAGAACTTCTTCCTCTTCCTCGCCGAGGAGGTTCGCGAGATCCTCGCCGAGCTGGGTTTCCGCAGCATCGACGAGGCGATCGGGCACGCCGAGATCCTGAACGTGGTCGAGGCCGTCGACCACTGGAAGGCGAAGGGTCTCGACCTGTCGCCGGTGCTCTACGTGCCGGAGCTGCCGGAGGGCGCCGCCCGCCGGGGTGTCGTCGCCCAGGACCACGGTCTGGACAAGGCGCTGGACAACCAGCTGATCGAGATGGCCCAGCCGGCCCTGACCGACGGCCTGCCGGTCCGCGCCGAGCTCCGCGCCAGCAACGACCAGCGCAGTGTCGGCGCGATGCTCGGCGGTGAGGTGAGCCGGCGCTACGGCGGCAACGGTCTGCCCGACGACACCATCGCGTTCACGCTGCGCGGCACCGGTGGCAACTCGTTCGGCGCGTTCCTGCCGCGTGGGGTCACCCTGCGGCTGATCGGCGACAGCAACGACTACGTCGGCAAAGGGCTGTCCGGTGGTCGGCTGATCGTGCGCCCGGCCGAGGACGTGCCGTTCACGGCCGAGGACAACACCATCGCCGGCAACACCATCCTGTACGGCGCGACCGGCGGCGAGATCTTCCTGCGTGGCAAGGTCGGCGAGCGGTTCGCGGTGCGTAACTCGGGCGGTGTCGCCGTCGTCGAGGGCGTGGGCGACCACGGCTGCGAGTACATGACCGGTGGCACCGTGGTGGTGCTCGGTCCGACCGGCCGGAACTTCGCGGCCGGCATGAGCGGCGGCAAGGCGTTCCTGCTGGACCTGAACCAGTCGCTGGTCAACCCGGAGCTGGTCGACCTGGGCCCGCTCACCGACGACGAGCGCGACCAGCTGCGTTCGCTGGTCGAGAAGCACCACGCGGAGACCGACTCGGCGGTGGCCGGCAAGCTGCTCAAGGACTGGGCGAACGCGGTGGAGCGATTCACCGCCGTGGTGCCGCGCGACTACAAGCGCGTGATGGAACTGATCAGGACCGCCGAAGCCGCCGGTCGCAATGTGGACGAGGCGGTCATGGGAGTCACCAGTGCCTGA
- a CDS encoding FAD-dependent oxidoreductase produces MRTAVVVGGGMAGLAAAGTLSRSGWRVTVLERAERVAAPPTAVVLWPNGLRALQSLDPDGGWTAIASPLPDGGVRRPDGQWLVSPRARSNAGASPAVAHLEDVYDALVAGLGDVELRTGFEATTIRTGLRTRPMVSDGRTTIEADLLVGADGIDSRVRAAVAPESVAVGSGFAAWQAVIPGFRVPRLDGDRCVGGETLGAGYRFVAMPLGDHAAGRGGVYWVATAAGAARPEAPATQLALLRRWFAGWHEPVGALLAATHPEDLVPQGVRELRPLPRAYGFPAGPGGVVLVGDAAHAMPHHLGQGACLAFEDVATLRSLVADVEPGDALTAAVETYSRLRRPRTTTVVRQNRRMSAVVQARGRLALRARDAALNHMRPRMLARSLDPSADWTPPE; encoded by the coding sequence ATGCGTACGGCCGTGGTGGTGGGCGGGGGAATGGCCGGCCTGGCCGCCGCGGGCACGCTGTCCCGTTCCGGCTGGCGGGTGACCGTCCTGGAACGGGCCGAACGGGTCGCCGCACCACCGACCGCGGTGGTGCTGTGGCCCAACGGCCTACGTGCGTTGCAGTCCCTCGACCCGGACGGCGGTTGGACGGCGATCGCGTCGCCGCTGCCGGACGGCGGGGTCCGCCGACCGGACGGGCAGTGGCTGGTCTCGCCACGCGCCCGGTCCAATGCCGGCGCGTCCCCGGCGGTCGCCCATCTGGAGGACGTCTACGACGCCCTGGTCGCGGGTCTCGGCGACGTGGAACTGCGGACCGGTTTCGAGGCGACCACGATCCGGACCGGTCTGCGCACCCGCCCGATGGTCAGCGACGGCCGGACCACGATCGAGGCGGACCTGCTGGTCGGCGCGGACGGCATCGACAGCCGGGTGCGGGCCGCGGTCGCGCCCGAGTCGGTGGCGGTCGGTTCCGGTTTCGCCGCCTGGCAGGCGGTCATCCCCGGGTTCCGGGTGCCCCGGCTGGACGGCGACCGCTGTGTCGGCGGCGAGACGCTCGGCGCCGGTTACCGGTTCGTGGCGATGCCGCTCGGCGATCACGCGGCCGGGCGCGGCGGTGTCTACTGGGTGGCCACGGCAGCCGGCGCGGCCCGGCCGGAGGCCCCCGCGACCCAGCTCGCCCTGCTGCGCCGCTGGTTCGCCGGCTGGCACGAGCCGGTCGGTGCGCTGTTGGCGGCCACCCATCCGGAGGATCTGGTGCCGCAGGGTGTCCGGGAGCTGCGCCCGCTGCCGCGCGCTTACGGTTTCCCGGCCGGTCCGGGTGGTGTCGTCCTGGTCGGCGACGCCGCCCACGCCATGCCGCACCACCTGGGGCAGGGTGCCTGCCTGGCCTTCGAGGACGTGGCGACCTTGCGTTCGCTGGTCGCCGACGTCGAACCGGGCGACGCCCTGACTGCGGCGGTCGAGACCTACAGCCGTCTGCGCCGCCCACGCACCACCACCGTGGTCCGGCAGAACCGCCGGATGTCCGCGGTGGTCCAGGCTCGCGGCCGGCTCGCGCTGCGCGCCCGCGATGCCGCGCTGAACCATATGCGCCCACGGATGTTGGCCCGTTCCCTGGACCCGTCCGCCGACTGGACGCCGCCGGAATAA
- a CDS encoding glutamate synthase subunit beta, with product MPDPNGFLRYERQLPKRRPVPVRILDWKEVYPPAGEALIRDQATRCMDCGIPFCHDGCPLGNRIPDWNDLVRTGGWAAASDSLHATNNFPEFTGRLCPAPCEAACVLGIGDDPVTIKQVEVEIATYAFGAGLKPQPAPSASGKSVAIVGSGPAGLAAAQQLARAGHAVTVYERDDRIGGLLRYGIPDFKIEKHVIDARLAQMSAEGVEFQTGVDVGTDITADDLRDRYDAVLLAAGALAGRDTPETPGRHLNGVHLAMDHLVPANRIVAGLQDTTPIDAKGKHVIIIGGGDTGADCLGVAHRQGAASITQLDQYPLPPELRAGVKDPWPTWPLILRNYAAHEEGGDRVFGVAVQEFVGDENGNLVAIRIAEVSVQRIDGVRTVAVTPGTERELRADLVLLAIGFEGTEDQPLLQQFGLTRNRRNVLDADQGWQTDAEGVFVAGDMHKGASLIVWAIAEGRAAAAAIHSYLGAAGELPAPVRSDSQPLSV from the coding sequence GTGCCTGACCCTAACGGTTTCCTCCGCTACGAGCGGCAGCTCCCGAAGCGCCGGCCGGTGCCGGTCCGGATCCTGGACTGGAAAGAGGTCTACCCGCCCGCGGGTGAGGCGCTGATCCGTGACCAGGCGACCCGCTGCATGGACTGTGGCATCCCGTTCTGTCACGACGGCTGCCCGCTCGGCAACCGCATCCCGGATTGGAACGACCTGGTCCGGACCGGTGGTTGGGCGGCCGCGTCGGACTCGCTGCACGCCACCAACAACTTCCCGGAGTTCACCGGCCGGCTCTGCCCGGCGCCGTGTGAGGCGGCGTGTGTGCTCGGCATCGGCGATGACCCGGTGACGATCAAGCAGGTCGAGGTGGAGATCGCCACCTACGCGTTCGGTGCCGGCCTCAAGCCGCAGCCGGCGCCGTCGGCCTCCGGCAAGTCGGTCGCGATCGTCGGCTCCGGCCCGGCCGGTCTGGCCGCCGCCCAGCAGCTCGCCCGGGCCGGGCACGCCGTCACCGTCTACGAGCGGGATGACCGGATCGGTGGCCTGCTGCGCTACGGCATCCCCGACTTCAAGATCGAGAAGCACGTCATCGACGCGCGGCTCGCACAGATGTCGGCCGAGGGTGTGGAGTTCCAGACCGGCGTCGACGTCGGCACCGACATCACCGCCGACGACCTGCGCGACAGGTACGACGCGGTGCTGCTCGCGGCGGGCGCGCTGGCCGGCCGGGACACCCCGGAGACCCCGGGCCGCCACCTCAACGGCGTGCACCTGGCGATGGACCACCTGGTCCCGGCCAACCGGATCGTCGCCGGCCTGCAGGACACCACCCCGATCGACGCCAAGGGCAAGCACGTCATCATCATCGGTGGCGGCGACACCGGCGCCGACTGCCTGGGTGTCGCCCACCGGCAGGGCGCGGCGTCGATCACCCAGCTCGACCAGTACCCTCTGCCGCCCGAGCTGCGCGCCGGCGTCAAGGACCCGTGGCCGACGTGGCCGCTGATCCTGCGTAACTACGCCGCGCACGAGGAGGGTGGCGACCGGGTCTTCGGCGTGGCCGTCCAGGAGTTCGTCGGCGACGAGAACGGCAACCTGGTCGCGATCCGCATCGCCGAGGTCTCGGTGCAGCGCATCGACGGCGTGCGCACGGTCGCCGTCACTCCCGGCACCGAGCGCGAGTTGCGCGCCGATCTGGTCCTTCTCGCGATCGGGTTCGAGGGTACGGAGGACCAGCCCCTGCTCCAGCAGTTCGGCCTGACCCGGAACCGGCGCAACGTGCTGGACGCCGACCAGGGGTGGCAGACCGATGCCGAGGGTGTCTTCGTCGCGGGCGACATGCACAAGGGCGCGTCCCTGATCGTCTGGGCGATCGCCGAGGGGCGGGCCGCCGCGGCCGCGATCCACAGCTACCTGGGTGCGGCCGGCGAACTGCCCGCCCCGGTCCGTTCGGACTCGCAGCCGCTGTCCGTCTGA